In the genome of Streptococcus mitis, one region contains:
- a CDS encoding Nif3-like dinuclear metal center hexameric protein: MLASEVINAYEAFCPQEFSIEGDSRGLQIGTLDKDIQSVMVTLDIREETVTEAIEKGVNLIIVKHAPIFRPIKDLVASRPQNQIYIDLIKHDIAVYVSHTNIDIVENGLNDWFCQMLGIEETTYLQETGSERGIGRIGNVQTQTFGELAQNVKQIFDLDSLRMVHYQESDLQKPISRVAICGGSGQSFYKEALAKGADVYITGDIYYHTAQDMLSDGLLALDPGHYIEVLFVEKIAALLTQWKAEKGWSIDILPSQASTNPFHHI, translated from the coding sequence ATGTTAGCAAGTGAAGTAATTAACGCATATGAAGCCTTTTGCCCTCAGGAATTTTCCATAGAGGGAGACAGTCGTGGTCTGCAAATTGGCACTTTGGACAAGGATATCCAAAGTGTCATGGTGACTCTCGATATTCGTGAAGAAACGGTGACTGAAGCTATTGAAAAGGGTGTGAATTTGATTATCGTCAAGCATGCGCCGATTTTCCGTCCCATCAAGGATTTGGTAGCCAGCCGTCCACAAAATCAGATTTACATTGATCTCATCAAGCATGATATCGCAGTTTATGTCAGCCATACCAATATTGATATCGTTGAAAATGGTCTCAATGACTGGTTCTGCCAGATGCTAGGAATCGAGGAGACGACTTATCTTCAGGAGACAGGTTCTGAACGTGGAATTGGGCGTATTGGGAATGTTCAGACTCAGACATTTGGGGAATTGGCCCAGAATGTCAAGCAAATATTTGATTTAGATAGTCTTCGAATGGTGCATTATCAAGAGAGTGATTTGCAGAAGCCTATTTCAAGAGTGGCCATCTGTGGTGGAAGCGGGCAGTCATTCTATAAGGAGGCTTTGGCTAAGGGAGCAGATGTCTATATTACTGGCGATATCTACTATCACACTGCCCAAGATATGCTGTCTGATGGCTTGCTGGCACTGGATCCAGGCCACTATATCGAAGTGCTTTTTGTGGAAAAAATCGCAGCACTCCTTACTCAATGGAAGGCAGAGAAGGGCTGGTCTATTGATATTTTGCCTAGTCAAGCATCGACCAATCCTTTCCACCATATCTAG
- a CDS encoding FAD-dependent oxidoreductase produces the protein MKKVAIIGAGIVGATAAYYLSKESDLEVTVFDHGKGQATKAAAGIISPWFSKRRNKAWYKMARLGADFYVDLLADLEKSGQKIDFYQRSGVFLLKRDESKLEELYQLALQRREESPSIGQLAILDQASANELFPDLQGFDSLLYASGGARVDGQLLVTRLLEASQVKLVKEKVSLTPLASGHQIGTEVFDQVILATGAWLGHILEPLGYEVDVRPQKGQLRDYQLAQDMESYPVVMPEGEWDLIPFAGGKLSLGATHENDMGFDLTVDEALLQQMEDAALPHYLGLVEATSRAERVGIRAYTSDFSPFFGQVPELAGVYAASGLGSSGLTTGPIIGYHLAQLIQDKELTLYPVNYPIENYIKRLKNE, from the coding sequence ATGAAGAAAGTTGCTATTATAGGAGCAGGGATTGTGGGAGCAACAGCTGCATACTATCTCTCGAAAGAAAGTGACCTTGAGGTGACCGTTTTTGACCATGGAAAAGGTCAGGCTACCAAGGCAGCAGCGGGAATTATCAGTCCTTGGTTTTCCAAACGTCGCAATAAAGCTTGGTACAAGATGGCACGCTTGGGGGCTGACTTTTATGTGGATTTGTTAGCTGATTTAGAAAAGTCTGGTCAGAAAATCGACTTTTACCAGCGCTCGGGAGTCTTTCTCCTGAAAAGGGATGAATCTAAGTTGGAAGAACTCTATCAACTAGCCCTCCAGCGCAGGGAAGAATCTCCCTCGATAGGTCAGTTAGCTATTTTGGATCAAGCCTCAGCTAATGAATTATTCCCTGATTTGCAGGGATTTGACAGCTTGCTCTATGCTTCTGGTGGAGCGAGAGTGGATGGCCAACTCTTAGTGACTCGTTTGCTAGAAGCTAGTCAGGTCAAGCTGGTCAAAGAAAAAGTGAGTCTGACACCTTTAGCATCAGGACATCAGATTGGCACAGAGGTGTTTGATCAGGTTATTTTAGCGACGGGAGCTTGGTTGGGACACATATTAGAACCCTTAGGATATGAAGTGGATGTTCGTCCTCAAAAAGGACAACTCCGAGACTATCAACTTGCCCAAGACATGGAATCCTATCCTGTTGTTATGCCAGAAGGGGAGTGGGATTTGATTCCTTTTGCAGGTGGGAAATTATCCTTAGGCGCTACCCATGAAAATGATATGGGATTTGATTTGACGGTGGATGAAGCCTTGCTCCAGCAAATGGAGGATGCGGCCTTACCTCACTATCTAGGCTTGGTAGAAGCGACTTCCAGAGCTGAGCGTGTGGGAATCCGTGCCTACACCAGTGATTTCTCTCCTTTCTTTGGGCAGGTGCCAGAATTGGCAGGTGTCTATGCTGCTAGTGGACTAGGTTCATCAGGCCTCACAACTGGTCCTATCATTGGTTACCATCTAGCCCAACTTATCCAAGACAAGGAGTTGACCTTGTATCCAGTAAACTACCCAATTGAAAACTATATCAAACGACTAAAAAACGAATAA
- a CDS encoding bactoprenol glucosyl transferase — translation MVISIIVPCLNEEEVLPLFYQALEDLIPDLGAEIEYIFVDDGSSDGTLELLKAYREQNPAVHYLSFSRNFGKEAALYAGLQYATGDLVVVMDADLQDPPSMLLEMKALLDQNADLDCLGTRRTSREGEPFFRSFCADLFYRLMKKISPVALPSGVRDFRMMRRSVVDAILSLTESNRFSKGLFAWVGFKTYYLDYPNVERQAGKTSWSFRQLFFYSMEGIVNFSDFPLIIAFVAGLLSCFISLLMTFFVVVRTLILGNPTSGWTSLMAVILFLGGIQLLTIGILGKYISKIYLETKKRPLYLIKEKSDLPILTEKNREKRL, via the coding sequence ATGGTGATTTCAATCATTGTCCCCTGTTTAAACGAAGAGGAAGTACTTCCTCTTTTTTATCAGGCTTTGGAAGATTTGATTCCTGACTTGGGAGCAGAAATCGAGTATATCTTTGTCGATGATGGATCAAGTGATGGAACCTTGGAACTCTTAAAGGCCTATCGGGAGCAAAATCCGGCAGTGCATTATCTTTCCTTCTCTCGAAATTTTGGCAAAGAAGCAGCTCTGTATGCAGGTTTGCAGTATGCGACAGGAGATCTGGTGGTGGTGATGGATGCAGACCTCCAAGATCCTCCTAGTATGCTACTTGAGATGAAAGCTTTACTGGATCAGAATGCAGACTTGGACTGTCTAGGGACACGCAGAACCAGTCGGGAGGGAGAACCCTTCTTTCGCAGTTTCTGCGCTGATCTCTTTTACCGCCTTATGAAAAAAATCAGTCCAGTAGCCCTGCCGTCAGGTGTTCGTGATTTTCGGATGATGAGAAGGTCTGTGGTCGATGCCATTTTAAGCTTGACTGAGTCCAATCGTTTTTCAAAGGGACTATTTGCCTGGGTCGGCTTTAAAACCTACTATCTGGACTATCCAAATGTCGAAAGGCAGGCTGGCAAGACAAGTTGGAGTTTTAGGCAGCTCTTTTTCTACTCCATGGAAGGGATTGTTAATTTTTCAGATTTTCCTTTGATTATAGCCTTTGTAGCAGGTCTTCTATCTTGTTTTATTTCTCTCCTCATGACCTTTTTTGTTGTGGTTCGGACCCTTATTTTGGGCAATCCGACATCGGGTTGGACCTCTCTGATGGCTGTCATTCTCTTTCTTGGAGGCATTCAACTTTTGACCATTGGAATTCTAGGCAAGTACATCAGTAAGATTTATCTAGAGACTAAAAAAAGACCACTTTATCTTATCAAAGAAAAAAGTGATCTTCCTATTTTAACCGAAAAAAATAGAGAGAAAAGACTATAA
- a CDS encoding SAM-dependent methyltransferase → MISKRLELVASFVPQGAILLDVGSDHAYLPIELVERGQIKSAIAGEVVEGPYQSAVKNVEAHGLKEKIQVRLANGLAAFEEADQVSVITIAGMGGRLIARILEEGLDKLANVERLILQPNNREDDLRIWLQDNGFQIVAESILEEAGKFYEILVVEAGQMKLSSSDVRFGPFLSKEVSPVFVQKWQKEAVKLEFALGQIPEKNLEERQVLVDKIQAIKEVLHVSK, encoded by the coding sequence ATGATTTCAAAGAGATTAGAATTAGTGGCTTCCTTTGTGCCACAGGGAGCCATTTTGCTAGATGTGGGAAGTGACCATGCTTATCTGCCTATCGAGTTGGTCGAAAGAGGCCAAATCAAAAGTGCCATTGCGGGTGAGGTGGTGGAAGGCCCCTATCAGTCTGCGGTCAAAAATGTTGAGGCTCACGGCCTAAAGGAGAAAATCCAGGTTCGTTTAGCCAATGGCTTGGCAGCTTTTGAAGAGGCAGACCAGGTGTCAGTCATCACCATTGCAGGTATGGGCGGCCGTTTGATTGCTAGGATTTTAGAAGAAGGCTTGGACAAGTTAGCCAATGTAGAGCGGTTAATCCTCCAACCTAATAATCGTGAAGATGACTTGCGCATTTGGTTGCAAGACAATGGTTTTCAGATTGTGGCAGAAAGCATTCTAGAAGAAGCTGGTAAGTTTTACGAGATTTTGGTGGTGGAAGCAGGACAAATGAAGTTATCATCTAGTGATGTTCGCTTTGGACCTTTCTTGTCTAAAGAAGTCAGTCCAGTCTTTGTCCAAAAGTGGCAAAAAGAAGCTGTTAAGCTAGAGTTTGCCCTCGGACAAATCCCTGAAAAAAATTTGGAAGAACGTCAAGTTCTAGTAGATAAAATTCAAGCCATCAAGGAGGTGCTCCATGTTAGCAAGTGA
- a CDS encoding UDP-glucose 4-epimerase: protein MQEKILVTGGAGFIGTHTVIELIQAGHQVVVVDNLVNSNRKSLEVVERITGVEVPFYEADIRDTDILRDIFKQEEPTGVIHFAGLKAVGESTRIPLAYYDNNIAGTVSLLKAMEENNCKNIIFSSSATVYGDPHTVPILEDFPLSVTNPYGRTKLMLEEILTDIYKADSEWNVVLLRYFNPIGAHESGDLGENPNGIPNNLLPYVTQVAVGKLEQVQVFGDDYDTEDGTGVRDYIHVVDLAKGHVAALKKIQKGSGLNVYNLGTGKGYSVLEIIQNMEKAVGRPIPYRIVERRPGDIAACYSDPAKAKAELGWEAELDITQMCEDAWRWQSKHPNGFED, encoded by the coding sequence ATGCAAGAAAAGATTTTAGTAACAGGTGGAGCTGGTTTTATCGGAACCCACACAGTTATTGAGTTAATCCAAGCAGGTCATCAGGTTGTTGTGGTGGATAACCTTGTCAACAGCAATCGCAAAAGTTTAGAAGTTGTTGAGAGAATTACAGGAGTTGAAGTACCTTTCTATGAGGCAGATATTCGTGACACAGATATCCTCAGAGATATTTTCAAGCAAGAAGAACCAACAGGTGTCATTCACTTTGCTGGTTTGAAGGCTGTTGGCGAATCAACACGTATCCCTCTTGCCTACTATGACAACAATATCGCAGGAACTGTCAGTCTTTTAAAAGCTATGGAGGAAAACAACTGTAAAAATATCATTTTCAGTTCTTCTGCGACAGTTTACGGAGATCCTCATACAGTGCCAATCTTGGAAGATTTCCCACTTTCAGTGACTAATCCATACGGTCGTACCAAACTTATGCTAGAGGAAATTTTGACCGATATCTACAAGGCAGACTCAGAATGGAATGTGGTCTTGCTTCGTTATTTCAACCCAATCGGAGCTCATGAAAGTGGAGACCTAGGAGAAAATCCAAACGGTATTCCAAACAACCTCTTGCCATATGTGACTCAAGTAGCCGTTGGGAAATTAGAGCAAGTGCAAGTATTTGGAGACGATTACGATACGGAAGACGGAACTGGTGTTCGTGACTATATCCACGTTGTCGATTTGGCTAAGGGTCATGTTGCAGCTCTGAAAAAAATTCAAAAAGGTTCAGGTCTAAACGTTTACAACCTTGGAACAGGTAAAGGTTACTCTGTTCTTGAAATTATCCAAAATATGGAAAAAGCAGTGGGGCGTCCGATTCCTTACCGCATTGTAGAACGTCGTCCAGGTGATATTGCAGCCTGCTACTCAGACCCAGCAAAAGCCAAAGCAGAACTTGGTTGGGAAGCAGAACTTGACATTACTCAAATGTGTGAAGACGCATGGCGTTGGCAAAGCAAGCATCCAAATGGATTTGAAGACTAA